GCCGCCTCGATGAAGAGCCGCTCGAAGGCCAGCTCCTCGCCCTGCTGGATGAGCGACCCTTCGTAGAAGGACCAGCTGGTGGTCAGCACCGACGGGCGGTTCTCCCGGTCGCTGATGGCCTCCGCCAGGACGCGGTGGTAGTCGCGCAGCGAGTAGTCCTTCGAGCCCGCGTTGTAGACGACGACGCGCGCGGCCGGACACACCGAGGCCACCAGCTCCACGTCCATGGTGACCTCCGCGTTGGAGGCGGTGTTGAGCGCCCCCGCCTTGTTCGGCCCCACGTTCACCACCGGCGCCGTGCGCTCCACCCCCATGGACTTCAGGTACGCATCCAGGTCCGACTGCTTGTAGCCGCCCGCCAGCTCGATGATGCCCACGCACTGGCCTTCCCCCTGGTTGCGGGGGTAGCGGTAGAGGTTCGCAACCTGGGGCGCCGTGTACGTGCGCAGCCCGGCCTGCTTCGCCATCTCTTTGGGGATGGGCAGGGCCGCCGCGTTGTGGGTGACGAGCGGCCGCGTGTCCAGGCCCAGGACCCACTCCGCCACGCCCTCCAGCGCGCGCGGCAGGCGCACCGGCTTCGTGTGCGTCAGGTAGGAGCGCTTCCCGTGGGTGTAGCGCCGCAGGTCCACCTCGAAGGCCTTGCGCACCGCGGCCGTGGACCCCTGGAGCACGACGTAGCCCCGGTCGCGCCGCTCGGTGGTGACGGTGAGGCCATGGCTCTTCGCGAAGCGCCGCACGGCGGCCAGGTGCTTCGGGTTCGTGCCGTACTTCGCCTCGAACTCGTCGTGGGTGAGCGGGCGGCGCGGCGGGTTCGCGCACAATTCCTCCACCGTGGGCAGCGGCGCCCCGTGACGCAGCAACAGGGTGACCTCCACCGTGCCGGTGGCGGAGCGGCTCCGGAGCGGGGGGTGGAGGGACGCCGGGGACACACGCGCGCTCTGCGTCAGGGGGATGCGGGCCATGCGTGGCGTTCTACCACGCGGGGTCCGGGCTCCCGGAAGCCGGGGCCGGATCGTATCCACGAGCGCGGGCCCCGGTTAGGCTCGCCCGCCTGCCCATGGACCGAGTCCTCCGCATCAAGCCCCACCTGCGCGCCGAGGTGCTCGACGCGCGGCGCGTGTTCCTCGTCGGAGAGCGCGCCCAGTTCCTGCTGGAGGGGGAGCTGCACGCGAGCATCGTGCCCCTGCTGGATGGCGAGCGCACCGTGGAGAACGTCATCGCCGCGCTGGCGGGACGGGCCTCCGCGCCGGAGGTGCTCTACGCGCTGTCGCTCCTGGAGGAGCGCGGGCACGTGGAGGAAGCGCACGACGTCTTCGATGCCAGCGTCGCCGGCTTCTGGGAGTCATTGGGCGTGGGCGCGGCCACCGCGGCCGGGCGGCTGTTGGACGTGTCCGTCTCCGTGCACGCGGTGGACGGCGAGGACGGCGAAGGGCTGGCGGAGGCGCTGCGCGACACCGGCCTGGACGTGTGCGACGCCGCCGACCGCCGCGTGCTGCTGGTGGACGACTACCTGTCGCAGGAAGCACTCGCGCTCGCGGAAGAGGCCCGGAGCGCGGGCGCCGCGTTCCTCCCGCTGAAGGTGTCCGGCACCGCGTGTCACGCGGGCCCGGTGGTGGGCACCGGCGAGCGCGCCTGCTGGACGTGTCTCACGGCGCGGCTGTTGGACAACCGCCCCATCGAGAAGTACCTCGCGCGCAAGGGCACCCCGCCGCGCGCCATCCGCCCGCCGCGCACGGGCCTGCCCACCACCGCGAAGGCAGGGCTGTCCTTCGCGGCGACGCTCGCGGCCCGCTGGGTGGTGGATGGGCCCGGGCGCCCGGGCCAGACGCGGCTGTGGACGCTGGACTTCGCCACCTGGAAGCTGGAGTCGCACGCGGTGGCGCGGCGTCCGCAGTGCCCGGATTGCGGCGACCCGCACTGGATGGAGGCCCGCGCGAAGAAGCCCCTGGAGCTGGCCTCGCGCTCCAAGCGCTTCACCGACGACGGGGGCCACCGCATCCTCACGCCCGAGCAGACCTGGGAGCGCCACCGCCACCTCATCAGCCCGGTGACAGGCGTGGTGAGCGACCTGCGCGCGGTGCCGGGCGACGCGCCGCTGGGCCACATCCAGTCCGCGGTCTTCCGCGTGTGCCCGTGGACGGACGCGCCGGCCTCCGACGACTTCCACCGCGTGGCCAGCGGCAAGGGCCGCACGGAGGCCCAGGCCCGAGCGGGCGCGCTGTGTGAAGCCCTGGAGCGCTACAGCGCGGTGTTCCAGGGCGACGAGCCCCGCGTCCACGCCACGGCGTCCCAGCTGGGCGCGCAGGCCGTGCACCCGGACGCGCTCCAGCACTTCAGCTCCGCGCAGTTCCAGTCCCGGCCCGAAACCGCGAGCCGCGACATGCGCACCGCGGTGCCCCGTCCGTACGCGGATCAACCCATGGACTGGAGCCCCGCGTATTCGCTCACGCACGGGGTCCACAAGTACGTGCCCACGTCGTTCGCGTACCTCTTCGCGCCCCCGCCCCCATCTGGAGACGGGCCGTTCTGCTTCTTCAACTCCAACGGGAACGCGGCGGGCAACTGCGTGGAGGAGGCCATCCTCCAGGGGTTCCTGGAGCTGGTGGAGCGCGATGCGGTGGCGCTCTGGTGGTACAACCGCCTGCGGCGCCCGCGCGTGGACCTGCGCTCCTTCGACGAGCCTTGGTTCGCGTCCGTGAGCGCGCACTATCAATCGCTCGGCCTCCAGCTGTCCGTGTTGGACCTTACGCACGACCTGGGCATCCCGGTGTTCGCCGCGCTCGTGTGGTCGCCGGAGCGCGGCCGGGCCTGGGCCGGGTGCGGCTGCCACTTCGACGCGAAGCTCGCCGTGCAGCGCGCGCTCACGGAGGTGGCCCAGTGCTACGACCCGAAGGACGTGTCGCCGTCGCCCTGGGACGCCAGCGCGCATGGCGACGTCAGCTGGCTCTTCCCCAATGACCTGGTCCCCGCTCGCGTCCGCGCCGACTTCCCCCACATGGGCCACAACGACCTGCGGGACGACGTGCGCGAGTGCGTGACGCGGGCCGCGAGCGTGGGTCTGGAGACGCTGGTGGTGGAGCAATCACGGCCCGACGTGGGCGTATCCGCGGTGAAGGTCATCGTCCCGGGGCTGCGCCACTTCTGGCCGAGGCTGGGCCCTGGACGGCTGTATGACGTCCCCGTGCGGATGGGGTGGCTGAAGGCCCCGAAGACCGAAGCGCAGCTCAACCCCGTGCCCTTCTACTTCTGAGCGATGGCGCCGCCTCCTGCCCCCAAGCCTCGCATCCTCCTGGTCCAGTGCGGCCCCGACCGGCGCCACGTGGACCGGGAGACGGAGGACTTCGACCCGGAGCGCGGCCTGGTGAAGCGCGCGACGATGACGCCGCTGGCCTGCGCGACGCTCGCGGCGCTGACGCCGGACGCCTTCACCGTGGACATCTGGGACGAGGAGCTGCACGGCCAGCTGCGCGCGGACACGGAGCTGCCGGACTACGACATCGTCGGCGTGTCGGTGATGTACTCCGCCCTCACCTACCAGGCGCGCTTCCTGGGCGGGCACTTCCGCGACCGGGGCGCCACCGTGGTCGCGGGCGGCCCCGCCATCTCCGCCGCGCCGGAGGACTACCGGGGCTTCTTCGACGCCCTCTTCGTCAACGAGGCGGAGCGCACCTGGCCGCGCTTCCTCGCGGACTGGCTCGGGGGCGAGTACGCACCCGAGTACCGCCAGCTCGAAAAGCCCTCGCTGAGCGAGAGCCCCCTGCCCCGCTGGGACGCCATCGCGGCGGACCTCCCGCGCTACGCGTGGGGCTCCGTGCAGACCACGCGCGGCTGTCCGTTCGACTGCTCCTTCTGCGACGTCATCTACCTGTACGGCCGCAAGCAGCGGCACAAGCCGGTGGAGCGCGTGCTGGACGAGGTGCGGGCCCATGCGGCACTCGGAGCGGAGGGCGTCTTCTTCGCGGACGACGAGTTCATCGGCGACGCCGCGTACGCGAAGGAGGTGCTCGCGGGGCTGGTGCCCCTCAACCGCGCCCTGCCCCGTCCGCTGCGCTTCTTCACGCAGGTGACGATGAACCTGAGCCGCGACGCCGCGCTCCTGGAAGGCATGGCGGACGCGAACTTCTACACCGTCGTCCTGGGCATCGAGTCCTTCGACACGGGCGCGCTCAAGGAAGCGCAGAAGCACCAGAACGTGCGCGCGGACCTCGTGGGTGACCTGCTGCGCATCCAGGCGCACGGCATCGGGCCCCGGGGCAGCTTCATCGTCGGGTTCGATCACGACACGCCCGCGGTCTTCGACTCGCTGCACGCGAACATCCAGCGCACGCACCTGCCCTGGGTGGTGGTGGCGCCCCTCCAGGCCCCGCGCGGCACGAAGCTGTGGACGCGGCTGCGCGCGGAAGGCCGGCTCGCCACGCCTCGCCGGGCGCACGCGAAGGACCGGGGCGCCATCGTGCTCAACGTGATGCCCCTGGGCATGACGCGGCCCCAGCTGCTCGAAGGCTTCCGCGACCTGGTGGAGCGGCTGTCCACCTGGGACGCCGCCTGCGAGCGCATCCGGGGTTTCATCGCCGGCATCCAGCGCCCGCCCCAGGTAGAGGAGCCCCACTGGCCGGAGGCCGTCACCGACCGCTTCCTGCGCGAGGCCACCGCCGCCTGGGCCCTGACGCCGTCCGAGCGCCACGCCCTGGGGGACACGCTCGCCCAGGTGCGCCGCACCGCCCCGGCGATGCTGCCGCGCGCGGTGTTCTTCCTCGCGCGCAACCAGAACGAGCGCCGCCGCCATGAGCGCCTCTTCACGGACTTCGACGCGGTGCTGGCCGCCGAGCGACAGGGGGACCTCGTCCCGGACACCCAGCCCGTCTACGTCCCGCCGGGCTTCGCCACCGCGATGCGCGACGTGTTCCCGGACCTCTTCGTGCGCCTGAGCCGCGACCTGCCGGACCGCCGCGACGTGCCGGAGGCTTCACGCGACGTGCTGGTGGACTTCGTCGCCCGCTGGGGCGAAGGCTTCCAGGCGCTCCAGCCGCAGCACCACGAATTCCTGCGCGAGTTGTGCGACCGTGAGGTGGCGGCGCGCGGTGGCCATCCAGGCACGCTGGAGGTCGTGGAGGAGCAGGCCCTGCGCACCCAGGCGCGCCGCACCGGCCTGCTGGAAGCACTGCTCAAGGACGTGCGCGACGAGCT
This DNA window, taken from Corallococcus coralloides DSM 2259, encodes the following:
- a CDS encoding radical SAM protein, with amino-acid sequence MAPPPAPKPRILLVQCGPDRRHVDRETEDFDPERGLVKRATMTPLACATLAALTPDAFTVDIWDEELHGQLRADTELPDYDIVGVSVMYSALTYQARFLGGHFRDRGATVVAGGPAISAAPEDYRGFFDALFVNEAERTWPRFLADWLGGEYAPEYRQLEKPSLSESPLPRWDAIAADLPRYAWGSVQTTRGCPFDCSFCDVIYLYGRKQRHKPVERVLDEVRAHAALGAEGVFFADDEFIGDAAYAKEVLAGLVPLNRALPRPLRFFTQVTMNLSRDAALLEGMADANFYTVVLGIESFDTGALKEAQKHQNVRADLVGDLLRIQAHGIGPRGSFIVGFDHDTPAVFDSLHANIQRTHLPWVVVAPLQAPRGTKLWTRLRAEGRLATPRRAHAKDRGAIVLNVMPLGMTRPQLLEGFRDLVERLSTWDAACERIRGFIAGIQRPPQVEEPHWPEAVTDRFLREATAAWALTPSERHALGDTLAQVRRTAPAMLPRAVFFLARNQNERRRHERLFTDFDAVLAAERQGDLVPDTQPVYVPPGFATAMRDVFPDLFVRLSRDLPDRRDVPEASRDVLVDFVARWGEGFQALQPQHHEFLRELCDREVAARGGHPGTLEVVEEQALRTQARRTGLLEALLKDVRDELASWGP
- a CDS encoding TOMM precursor leader peptide-binding protein codes for the protein MDRVLRIKPHLRAEVLDARRVFLVGERAQFLLEGELHASIVPLLDGERTVENVIAALAGRASAPEVLYALSLLEERGHVEEAHDVFDASVAGFWESLGVGAATAAGRLLDVSVSVHAVDGEDGEGLAEALRDTGLDVCDAADRRVLLVDDYLSQEALALAEEARSAGAAFLPLKVSGTACHAGPVVGTGERACWTCLTARLLDNRPIEKYLARKGTPPRAIRPPRTGLPTTAKAGLSFAATLAARWVVDGPGRPGQTRLWTLDFATWKLESHAVARRPQCPDCGDPHWMEARAKKPLELASRSKRFTDDGGHRILTPEQTWERHRHLISPVTGVVSDLRAVPGDAPLGHIQSAVFRVCPWTDAPASDDFHRVASGKGRTEAQARAGALCEALERYSAVFQGDEPRVHATASQLGAQAVHPDALQHFSSAQFQSRPETASRDMRTAVPRPYADQPMDWSPAYSLTHGVHKYVPTSFAYLFAPPPPSGDGPFCFFNSNGNAAGNCVEEAILQGFLELVERDAVALWWYNRLRRPRVDLRSFDEPWFASVSAHYQSLGLQLSVLDLTHDLGIPVFAALVWSPERGRAWAGCGCHFDAKLAVQRALTEVAQCYDPKDVSPSPWDASAHGDVSWLFPNDLVPARVRADFPHMGHNDLRDDVRECVTRAASVGLETLVVEQSRPDVGVSAVKVIVPGLRHFWPRLGPGRLYDVPVRMGWLKAPKTEAQLNPVPFYF
- a CDS encoding S53 family peptidase, producing MARIPLTQSARVSPASLHPPLRSRSATGTVEVTLLLRHGAPLPTVEELCANPPRRPLTHDEFEAKYGTNPKHLAAVRRFAKSHGLTVTTERRDRGYVVLQGSTAAVRKAFEVDLRRYTHGKRSYLTHTKPVRLPRALEGVAEWVLGLDTRPLVTHNAAALPIPKEMAKQAGLRTYTAPQVANLYRYPRNQGEGQCVGIIELAGGYKQSDLDAYLKSMGVERTAPVVNVGPNKAGALNTASNAEVTMDVELVASVCPAARVVVYNAGSKDYSLRDYHRVLAEAISDRENRPSVLTTSWSFYEGSLIQQGEELAFERLFIEAALLGITVCAASGDLGSQVPVNAHSPTGAITLAATSYPAASALVLGCGGTTLEAVGDVLHHERVWNRLGEAMSMGPSSTAAGASSGGVSTMNALPLYQQGMGVPDLVMSSWKNGVFSVSRSTGRGVPDVAANADLHTGYQIVFKGQQGVAAGTSAAAPMWAALIVRLNEALGERVGFLHPRLYALVTEGQPVVRRITHGGNGAYFASDATLWNACTGLGTPDGEALLTGLRRLQRRKH